A region from the Medicago truncatula cultivar Jemalong A17 chromosome 6, MtrunA17r5.0-ANR, whole genome shotgun sequence genome encodes:
- the LOC11442434 gene encoding probable fructokinase-7 produces the protein MAHSATPSVESNDLIKEDHKETTQTSSLVVSFGEMLIDFVPTVGGVSLAEAPAFKKSPGGAPANVAVGISRLGGSSAFIGKVGADEFGYMLADILKQNNVDTSGMRFDSNARTALAFVTLRSDGEREFLFFRNPSADMLLHESELDIDLLKKARIFHYGSISLIDDPCKSAHIAAMRIAKSSGCILSYDPNLRLALWPSAEAARNGIMSIWDQADVIKISEEEITFLTGGDDPYDDDVVLKKLFHRNLKLLIVTEGSKGCRYYTKEFRGRVGGVKVKPVDTTGAGDAFVSGFLYSIASDPSIFQNEKSLRKALYFANVCGAITVTERGAIPSLPTKEAVLQFLLEAAVI, from the exons TTGAATCCAATGATCTTATAAAAGAAGACCATAAGGAAACAACTCAAACAAGTTCACTGGTTGTTTCCTTTGGGGAAATGTTGATAGACTTTGTGCCAACTGTGGGAGGAGTGTCGCTCGCCGAGGCACCGGCTTTCAAGAAATCTCCTGGTGGAGCTCCTGCTAATGTTGCTGTTGGTATATCTAGATTGGGAGGTTCATCTGCTTTTATAGGCAAG GTTGGAGCAGATGAGTTTGGTTACATGTTGGCTGATATTCTAAAGCAGAACAACGTTGATACTTCTGGAATGCGGTTTGACTCTAATGCAAGAACTGCATTAGCTTTTGTCACACTTAGATCCGACGGCGAGCGCGAGTTCTTGTTTTTTCGGAATCCAAGTGCTGATATGCTTCTTCACGAATCAGAACTTGATATAGATCTCTTAAAGAAG GCTAGAATTTTCCATTATGGATCAATTAGTTTAATTGATGATCCTTGCAAATCAGCACACATTGCTGCTATGAGGATTGCCAAAAGTTCTGGTTGCATTCTCTCGTACGATCCGAATTTAAGATTGGCGTTATGGCCATCTGCCGAGGCTGCTCGGAATGGCATAATGAGTATATGGGATCAAGCTGATGTCATTAAG ATCAGTGAGGAGGAGATTACATTTTTGACTGGAGGTGATGATccttatgatgatgatgttgttttgaaGAAACTTTTTCATCGTAATCTCAAACTCTTAATTGTTACTGAAGGGTCTAAGGGTTGTAGATATTACACAAAG GAATTTAGAGGCAGGGTTGGAGGTGTTAAAGTTAAACCTGTTGACACAACTGGTGCTGGTGATGCATTTGTTAGTGGATTTTTGTACAGTATAGCTTCTGACCCGAGTATTTTTCAG AATGAGAAAAGTCTGAGAAAAGCTTTGTATTTTGCTAATGTATGTGGTGCCATAACAGTTACAGAAAGAGGTGCAATTCCTTCACTTCCTACAAAGGAAGCTGTTTTACAATTCTTACTAGAAGCAGCTGTAATATAA